A region of Allocoleopsis franciscana PCC 7113 DNA encodes the following proteins:
- a CDS encoding sensor histidine kinase, producing the protein MPRKLNSIVFVPQRWWLILPLGLLVLLLAHGMALIYRIQPAVSLWFPPSGVAIALTLWFGPVGVLLTAVSSILIAPQWGNEGWTQIMALTDATEPLVAWFLYRRCFMATLSLSTLRDAVAFTLSAPLAACATSAFVGSFALVFVGKMPLSGLDRSILHWWLGNALGTLAIAPTALLVLTPCLQRWGWLSLPHPANEPHLVRDCQSRRFWVEVVTIMLLTIATAALTVSKSNNAGFVFQQFSFLSFIPMLWAATRFGVTGGMLTSSFCVLVTLLAYLLTYPDAISLPSFPLPAEVLSVHKLSLLVQCAVSLLVGCATTQQSKTQVALAVEGVRVLEHQARAQLNEQLLQLNSELQKANTRLEESNREKDELLSREQIARADSEAAQKAAEAANRLKDEFLAVLSHELRTPLNPILGWSNVLRTRQCNEATTERALVTIERNAKLLTQLIEDLLDVSRILQGKLSLNVSPVNLVSTIEAAIDTVYLAAQAKSIQIQTFFDPKVGQVLGDSNRLQQVIWNLLSNAIKFTPEGGKVEVRLSVVTRLKVNQLNVESREDHLVYDFANTVQPANIQPSTSYAQIQVSDTGQGINPDFLPHVFEHFRQEDSTTTRVFGGLGLGLAIVRHLVELHGGTVYAKSSREGLGATFTVTLPLIFERPFNSEENNNHSHN; encoded by the coding sequence ATGCCTAGGAAGTTAAATTCTATTGTCTTTGTGCCCCAACGTTGGTGGCTAATTCTTCCATTAGGTTTGTTGGTTTTGCTTTTAGCTCACGGCATGGCGCTGATTTACCGAATTCAGCCTGCTGTGTCTTTGTGGTTTCCCCCGTCTGGTGTGGCGATCGCACTGACTCTGTGGTTTGGGCCGGTGGGAGTGCTGCTGACAGCCGTCAGTTCAATATTAATTGCACCGCAGTGGGGGAATGAAGGCTGGACTCAAATCATGGCTTTAACCGACGCCACGGAACCCTTAGTGGCTTGGTTTCTTTATCGGCGCTGCTTTATGGCAACCCTTTCCCTCTCAACGCTGAGGGATGCCGTCGCCTTTACTTTGAGTGCACCCTTAGCCGCCTGTGCTACCTCCGCTTTTGTCGGGAGTTTCGCTTTAGTCTTTGTGGGCAAGATGCCTTTATCTGGACTTGATCGAAGCATTTTGCACTGGTGGCTAGGCAATGCCTTGGGAACACTGGCGATCGCACCCACAGCCCTGTTAGTACTAACTCCCTGCTTGCAACGCTGGGGCTGGTTATCGCTTCCTCACCCAGCCAACGAACCCCATCTTGTCAGGGATTGCCAATCCCGTAGATTCTGGGTAGAAGTGGTCACCATCATGCTGCTCACCATCGCCACAGCCGCCCTCACTGTTTCAAAAAGCAATAATGCTGGCTTTGTGTTTCAGCAGTTCTCGTTTTTGAGCTTTATACCCATGCTCTGGGCGGCAACTCGTTTTGGGGTAACAGGTGGCATGTTGACTTCCAGCTTCTGTGTACTAGTGACACTGCTGGCTTATCTCCTCACTTATCCTGATGCCATCTCATTGCCTAGCTTCCCTTTACCCGCAGAAGTTTTGTCGGTTCACAAACTCAGTTTGCTGGTGCAGTGTGCCGTGAGTTTGTTGGTGGGATGTGCCACCACCCAACAGAGCAAAACTCAAGTTGCACTAGCCGTGGAAGGGGTACGGGTTCTAGAGCATCAAGCTCGCGCCCAACTCAATGAACAGCTTCTTCAACTCAACAGTGAACTCCAAAAAGCTAACACTCGCCTAGAAGAATCCAATCGAGAGAAGGATGAACTGCTCTCACGCGAACAAATCGCCCGTGCTGATAGCGAAGCGGCACAAAAGGCAGCGGAGGCAGCCAACCGCCTGAAAGATGAATTTCTTGCTGTCCTCTCCCACGAACTTAGAACTCCTCTCAATCCCATCTTGGGATGGTCAAATGTACTCCGAACCCGTCAGTGCAATGAAGCCACAACGGAACGTGCGTTAGTGACGATCGAACGCAATGCCAAGTTGTTAACACAACTGATTGAAGATTTGTTGGATGTCTCTCGGATTTTGCAAGGCAAGCTGAGCCTCAATGTCTCTCCGGTCAATTTAGTATCGACCATTGAAGCTGCTATTGATACTGTGTATTTAGCGGCCCAAGCTAAATCTATTCAAATTCAGACTTTTTTTGACCCAAAAGTAGGACAAGTTTTGGGTGATTCTAATCGCCTACAACAAGTGATTTGGAATCTGCTCTCGAATGCAATTAAGTTTACACCCGAAGGGGGAAAGGTAGAAGTCCGGCTGTCTGTTGTTACAAGGTTGAAAGTCAACCAGTTGAACGTTGAAAGTAGAGAAGATCACCTCGTCTACGATTTTGCTAATACAGTACAACCTGCCAATATTCAACCTTCAACCTCTTATGCTCAAATCCAGGTAAGTGATACAGGCCAAGGTATCAATCCGGACTTCCTCCCCCACGTTTTTGAGCATTTTCGTCAAGAGGATAGTACAACAACCAGAGTTTTCGGTGGATTAGGTCTAGGACTAGCGATTGTCCGCCATTTAGTAGAACTTCACGGTGGGACAGTCTACGCAAAAAGTTCAAGAGAAGGGCTGGGAGCCACTTTTACCGTAACACTACCGTTAATTTTTGAGAGACCTTTCAACAGCGAAGAAAACAACAATCACTCTCACAACTAA
- a CDS encoding hybrid sensor histidine kinase/response regulator, translating to MVKILVVEDERIIALNLTENLESLGYAVVGIAASGEKAVEKATQLCPDLVLMDIQLKGNIDGIQAAEQIWESLSIPVIFVTGHSDQSTLERATIIAPFGYILKPVKEKELSVAISIALQRYEREQLLSAILRGMGDAVIVVDKEHRVKSLNKVAESLTGWQVSEARERLLTEVLNLVDEQTQQPVDNPVTAALQQDAILYLRENTLLMSKNGTTIPIGDSAAPIKDNKGALAGAVLVFRDISDRKRAELAIRQQLEKEQKLNQLQTQFIHTVSHEYRTPLSVILACSHLLENNVERLDTEKQLRNCQKIQNSVKYMVELLENVWLYKQAESGQLKLNPARLNLQKFCSQLVEEYQLMHSDRQEIQFILRGKRTTACVDKKLLQQILGNLLSNALKYSPDKGTVSITMTCKNNRVIFQVCDQGIGIPLEDQPHIFEPFHRAANVDVIRGTGMGLAIVKKAVDIHGGEISFESEVDVGTTFSVILPMVQAEPSSVTLPEFK from the coding sequence ATGGTTAAAATTCTAGTTGTTGAAGATGAAAGAATCATTGCCCTAAACCTAACAGAAAATTTAGAATCTCTTGGCTATGCTGTTGTGGGAATCGCGGCTTCTGGAGAAAAAGCGGTTGAAAAAGCGACACAACTATGTCCAGATTTAGTATTGATGGATATCCAACTCAAAGGCAACATTGATGGTATCCAAGCCGCTGAGCAAATTTGGGAAAGTCTCTCGATTCCCGTCATCTTTGTAACAGGACATTCCGATCAAAGTACTCTGGAACGAGCGACAATAATAGCCCCCTTCGGGTATATTCTCAAACCAGTGAAAGAGAAGGAATTATCTGTAGCGATTTCCATCGCCTTGCAGCGATATGAACGAGAGCAATTGCTCAGTGCCATTCTTAGGGGTATGGGGGATGCGGTGATTGTGGTTGATAAAGAACACCGTGTCAAGTCTCTCAATAAGGTGGCTGAATCACTAACAGGTTGGCAGGTTTCTGAAGCGAGAGAGCGGCTGTTGACAGAGGTACTCAATCTTGTTGATGAACAGACTCAGCAGCCTGTAGACAACCCAGTCACAGCAGCACTCCAACAGGATGCCATCCTCTATTTGCGAGAGAATACTCTATTAATGTCCAAGAATGGTACAACCATTCCCATTGGAGATAGCGCTGCTCCAATTAAGGATAATAAGGGTGCTCTAGCCGGAGCCGTTTTGGTTTTTAGAGATATTAGCGACCGTAAAAGAGCAGAACTTGCCATTCGCCAACAGTTAGAAAAAGAGCAAAAACTCAACCAACTCCAAACCCAATTTATCCACACTGTCTCTCATGAATACCGCACACCTTTGAGTGTCATCCTTGCCTGTTCTCATCTATTAGAAAACAATGTTGAGCGATTAGACACAGAGAAGCAACTCCGAAATTGTCAGAAAATTCAAAACTCTGTCAAGTATATGGTTGAGTTGCTAGAAAATGTTTGGCTCTATAAGCAAGCCGAGTCGGGTCAACTAAAATTGAACCCAGCCCGGCTGAATTTACAGAAGTTTTGTAGCCAGTTAGTCGAAGAATACCAACTCATGCATAGTGATAGGCAAGAGATTCAATTCATTTTGCGTGGCAAGCGTACCACGGCCTGTGTGGATAAAAAATTACTCCAACAAATTTTGGGTAATCTACTTTCCAACGCCCTCAAGTATTCTCCTGATAAAGGTACAGTGAGTATAACAATGACTTGTAAGAATAACCGAGTTATCTTTCAAGTTTGCGATCAGGGTATTGGCATCCCTCTCGAAGACCAACCTCATATTTTTGAGCCATTCCATCGAGCAGCAAATGTTGATGTTATCCGTGGCACAGGGATGGGGTTGGCAATTGTTAAAAAGGCAGTGGATATACATGGAGGAGAGATATCCTTTGAGAGTGAAGTTGATGTTGGCACTACCTTCTCTGTTATCCTACCAATGGTTCAGGCAGAACCCTCTTCTGTCACTCTCCCAGAATTCAAATAA
- a CDS encoding bifunctional ADP-dependent NAD(P)H-hydrate dehydratase/NAD(P)H-hydrate epimerase translates to MAHTTNRQEQIEQVVVTAQQMREIEGRIFEAGMPVAALMEKVAGLISLRLQALFPLSHYHRVGVLVGPGHNGGDAAVVARELHLQGYEVLIYRPIAKLKELTSGHTQYAASLGIPVYEQIEPLQNCDLIIDGLFGFGQTRSLSGNLADAVNRFNQGSQPIVSIDLPSGIHTDTGEVLGTAVRATRTFCLGLWKLAFLQDQALEYIGKAELIDFGIPAQDVWAILKQPAGLLRMSATVARNYLPLPRPAVTYKYKEGHLLLICGSRRYAGGAILTGLGARASGVGMLSMAVPESLKPLLVSHLPEALIIGCPETPAGAIAHLPEAIDLEDYSAIACGPGLTREAKPVIESVIEAQCPLVLDADGLNILAELRTIPTLLRRKTPTVLTPHVGEFKRLFPDSAGLLPDRVSAVWKASQLSRAVVLLKGARTAIAHAGSSVWLIPESTPALARGGSGDVLTGLIGGLVAYPSLSEQPLEAIVATAAWWHAQAGILAAQERTELGVDAFTLTQYLMQVVQKATLMP, encoded by the coding sequence TTGGCACATACTACGAATCGGCAAGAACAAATCGAGCAAGTTGTCGTCACAGCCCAGCAAATGCGCGAGATTGAAGGGCGCATCTTTGAGGCAGGAATGCCAGTTGCCGCGTTGATGGAAAAAGTGGCTGGGTTGATTTCCCTTCGTCTTCAGGCGCTTTTTCCCCTTTCTCACTATCACCGTGTCGGTGTATTAGTGGGGCCAGGTCATAATGGCGGGGATGCTGCTGTGGTGGCGCGAGAGTTGCATTTACAGGGTTATGAGGTACTGATTTATCGCCCGATCGCTAAACTCAAGGAACTCACCTCTGGGCATACCCAGTATGCCGCCAGTTTGGGCATTCCCGTTTACGAGCAGATTGAGCCGTTGCAAAACTGTGACCTAATCATTGATGGGTTGTTTGGGTTTGGTCAAACGCGATCGCTCTCTGGGAACCTCGCGGATGCCGTTAACCGATTCAATCAGGGGTCTCAACCCATTGTCAGTATTGACCTGCCTTCAGGTATCCATACTGATACCGGAGAAGTGCTGGGAACAGCGGTTCGCGCAACCCGCACCTTTTGCTTAGGATTATGGAAACTCGCCTTTCTGCAAGACCAAGCCTTGGAGTATATCGGGAAAGCGGAGTTAATTGATTTTGGCATCCCAGCCCAGGATGTTTGGGCAATCTTGAAACAGCCCGCAGGACTGTTACGCATGAGTGCCACCGTGGCGCGAAACTATCTGCCCTTGCCTCGCCCAGCCGTCACTTATAAATATAAAGAAGGACACCTGCTGTTAATTTGTGGCTCACGTCGGTATGCGGGTGGGGCCATTTTGACGGGATTGGGAGCGCGTGCTAGTGGGGTGGGGATGCTCTCGATGGCTGTCCCCGAATCCCTCAAACCCTTGCTCGTGAGTCATTTGCCAGAAGCGCTGATTATCGGTTGCCCGGAAACTCCAGCAGGCGCGATCGCTCATTTACCCGAAGCCATAGACTTGGAAGATTACAGTGCGATCGCTTGTGGCCCTGGCTTGACACGAGAGGCTAAACCTGTTATAGAATCTGTGATCGAGGCTCAATGTCCTCTGGTTCTCGATGCAGATGGCTTAAATATCCTTGCTGAACTCAGAACCATCCCAACTTTGTTGAGGCGTAAGACGCCCACGGTGTTAACCCCTCATGTTGGGGAGTTTAAGCGTTTATTCCCCGACTCAGCCGGTTTACTTCCAGACCGAGTCAGTGCGGTTTGGAAGGCGTCCCAGTTGAGTCGGGCTGTGGTGTTGTTAAAAGGGGCGAGAACGGCGATCGCTCATGCTGGAAGCTCTGTGTGGCTGATTCCGGAAAGCACACCCGCTCTGGCTCGTGGGGGTAGTGGGGATGTTCTCACCGGATTGATCGGGGGTCTAGTGGCGTATCCATCCTTGAGTGAACAGCCTTTAGAAGCCATTGTCGCAACGGCGGCTTGGTGGCACGCTCAAGCGGGTATTTTGGCGGCGCAGGAGCGGACTGAGTTGGGGGTCGATGCGTTTACCTTGACCCAGTATTTGATGCAGGTGGTGCAAAAAGCAACGTTGATGCCGTAG
- a CDS encoding DVUA0089 family protein: MFLETSSETLGSLSSDTLKHLNTAYLGLSGSDLSSLELSDLWGGNIVQGSSLDPLSVAASERSLETTYTIEQFNDSLIDSQTSISGIQGTKWNDLNGNGVQDTGEAGLAGWTIYLDQNNNGTLDTGETSTTTDANGNYSFTGLAAGTYTVAEVMQSGWQQTSPGAVTNGSFETGSLTGWNTIGSTEVQTASYGVTPTQGTYQAVLTNGSGSVTDSALESFFGWSAGTLDGMGNGNATEGSAMKLSTITVAAGSTLTFDWNFLTNESTPSSYNDFAFVSINGLTELADTNSTFALSPTVFTEQTGYKKFSYTFRAAGTYTIGLGVVDAGDKTVDSALVVDNFSLTPNGVYQVNLASGQTVNNINFGSKGVSVLAEPNDTIPSAIDSGLSSSNPGTFKDKGAIGDNPNVASDLDVDFVKFDLKAGDKATIDIDTNPLVSSLDSFVQVFDSAGNLVAFNDNGAASGETSSLDSFLEFTATTTGTYYLAVSGKGNSSYNPNVQGSGASGSTGGYNLEVSVIPKFSSNFGYGLVDAAAAVASATGQDSAFADVAYFGGQNDWGVNAVKAPEAWAQGFTGEGIVVAVIDTGVDYKHPDLDANIWVNEGEIAGNGVDDDGNGYIDDVNGWDFVAGDNDAMDVYGHGTHVAGTIAAEKNDFGVTGIAYNAKIMPVKVLDDNGSGSNVDVAAGIKYAADNGADVINLSLGGGYSSEIKDAVEYATAKGAVVVMAAGNESGSQPGFPASFANQWGVAVGAVDSNNKMADFSNKAGSTELDYVVAPGVDVYSTTPGNTYQSFNGTSMATPHVAGVAALILSANPNLTPAEVESLLTKTANPTAITV; this comes from the coding sequence ATGTTTCTCGAAACATCATCTGAAACTCTCGGCTCTCTATCTTCTGATACCCTCAAGCATTTGAATACAGCTTACCTAGGGTTATCAGGCTCAGATTTGTCGTCACTAGAACTGAGCGACTTATGGGGAGGAAACATAGTCCAGGGGAGTTCTCTCGATCCCTTGAGTGTAGCTGCTTCTGAAAGAAGCTTAGAGACAACTTACACAATCGAACAGTTCAATGATTCTCTGATTGATAGCCAAACCTCTATTAGCGGAATCCAGGGAACCAAGTGGAACGACCTGAATGGCAACGGAGTCCAGGATACAGGAGAAGCGGGTCTAGCGGGTTGGACAATTTACCTCGACCAGAACAACAATGGCACGTTAGACACAGGTGAAACATCCACGACGACAGACGCTAACGGGAATTACAGCTTCACAGGCTTAGCCGCAGGAACTTATACCGTGGCTGAGGTGATGCAATCGGGTTGGCAACAGACTTCTCCAGGGGCTGTGACCAACGGCAGTTTTGAAACGGGGAGTTTAACGGGTTGGAATACCATCGGCAGTACCGAAGTCCAGACAGCTTCCTATGGTGTCACTCCCACCCAGGGAACCTACCAGGCTGTGCTGACTAATGGTTCGGGTTCTGTGACGGATTCTGCCTTGGAAAGTTTTTTTGGATGGTCTGCCGGAACTTTGGATGGCATGGGTAATGGCAATGCCACTGAAGGTTCGGCGATGAAGTTGTCAACAATCACAGTAGCAGCCGGAAGCACGTTGACCTTTGATTGGAACTTCCTAACCAATGAATCAACACCCAGCAGCTATAACGATTTTGCCTTTGTCTCCATCAATGGCTTGACGGAATTGGCAGACACCAATAGTACCTTCGCTCTTTCCCCCACCGTTTTCACTGAACAGACAGGATACAAAAAGTTCTCCTATACCTTCAGGGCAGCAGGCACTTATACGATTGGGCTTGGGGTTGTCGATGCGGGGGATAAAACGGTTGATTCGGCACTAGTGGTTGACAATTTTTCGCTGACACCCAATGGAGTTTATCAAGTAAATCTCGCTTCAGGTCAGACGGTTAACAACATTAACTTTGGTAGCAAAGGCGTATCAGTACTCGCTGAGCCTAACGACACCATTCCCAGTGCGATTGACAGCGGACTCAGCTCGTCTAATCCTGGTACCTTTAAGGACAAAGGTGCGATCGGTGACAATCCTAACGTAGCGTCAGATCTTGATGTAGACTTCGTCAAGTTCGATCTTAAGGCAGGCGACAAAGCCACCATCGACATCGATACCAACCCACTTGTCTCTTCTTTAGATTCCTTTGTGCAGGTATTTGACTCGGCGGGAAATCTGGTGGCTTTCAATGACAATGGTGCCGCCTCTGGTGAAACCTCTTCCTTAGATTCTTTCCTGGAGTTTACTGCGACCACGACTGGCACCTATTACCTGGCTGTGAGTGGTAAAGGCAATTCGTCCTACAACCCCAATGTACAGGGTAGTGGTGCTTCAGGGAGTACTGGCGGTTATAACTTAGAGGTTTCGGTGATTCCCAAGTTTAGCAGCAACTTTGGCTACGGTCTGGTTGATGCCGCAGCCGCTGTCGCGAGTGCTACTGGACAGGACAGTGCCTTCGCTGATGTTGCGTATTTTGGTGGGCAGAATGATTGGGGAGTCAATGCGGTTAAGGCTCCCGAAGCTTGGGCACAAGGGTTCACGGGTGAAGGCATCGTTGTCGCCGTTATCGATACGGGGGTTGACTACAAGCACCCTGATTTAGATGCCAATATCTGGGTCAACGAGGGTGAAATTGCAGGCAATGGTGTTGATGATGATGGCAATGGCTATATCGATGATGTCAATGGTTGGGATTTTGTGGCTGGCGATAATGATGCCATGGATGTGTATGGTCACGGCACCCATGTTGCCGGTACAATCGCCGCTGAAAAGAATGATTTTGGAGTCACTGGCATTGCCTACAATGCCAAAATCATGCCTGTGAAAGTACTCGATGACAATGGCAGTGGTAGCAATGTTGATGTTGCTGCTGGAATTAAATATGCCGCTGATAACGGTGCTGATGTGATTAACCTCAGCTTGGGAGGAGGATATTCTTCTGAGATTAAAGATGCCGTTGAATATGCGACAGCCAAAGGTGCGGTTGTGGTTATGGCAGCAGGAAATGAATCTGGCAGCCAACCCGGTTTTCCAGCTAGCTTCGCGAACCAATGGGGTGTTGCGGTTGGAGCCGTCGATAGTAATAACAAGATGGCTGACTTTTCTAACAAGGCAGGAAGCACAGAACTGGATTACGTTGTCGCTCCAGGAGTCGATGTGTACTCTACAACTCCAGGTAACACCTATCAGTCCTTTAATGGCACATCAATGGCTACTCCCCATGTAGCTGGTGTCGCAGCGCTGATTTTAAGTGCTAATCCGAACCTCACGCCTGCTGAAGTTGAGAGTCTCCTGACTAAAACCGCAAATCCGACAGCTATTACCGTCTAG